A segment of the Candidatus Thermoplasmatota archaeon genome:
GTAGAGCACGGAGAGGCGGGGGGGCAACCCCTCCGTGGGCAGCGTGAACACGCGCCATGGGTCGCCTCCCCGCACGCCTTTGAGCCTGTAGGCATAGAGCGGGATGACGGAGGCGCGCGCGCACTCCTTCCGCATCGCCTCGGCCTGCGCATGGTTCGCGCCCGACGCGTCGCTGAAATGGATCACGTCCCGCGAGGCCGATTTGACCTCGATCGGGAAGGACACGTCGCCGCGCAGCGCCACGAGGTCGACGCCGAGCGAGCCCGCGCCCCGCACGACGAGGAACGGGCGCTCGACGGCCGCGCGGTAGCCCGTCTGCTCGGACGTGGGGAACGTGCGCGCGGCCTTGCCGATCACGTCCGCGTCGCCGCCGAGGATGCCCTTGAGCTCCCGCTCGTACGCGCTGCTCACGGCCGCGCCAAGGCCGGCGGGCCCTCATGAGCGTATCGAAGGGCTCGCCAAAAGTGGATCCGCGCGTGAACCCTTAAGCGCCTTCCTCGCGCATACGATCGCGGGCCCAGGGAGTTGCCTCGATGAAAGTCAAGGAGATCATGACCCGCGACGTGGTGACCGTCGACAAGGACGAGAAGCTCGAACGCGTGGTCTCGCTCATGGAGAAGCACCGCATCTCGAAGGTGCCCGTGGTCGAACGCGGCGGCCTCGTGGGCGTCGTCACGGACGGCGACGTCGTGGACGAGCTGGGCGCGATCCGCAACAAGGCGACGACCGCGAACAGCCTGCACGTCTCCTCCGCGATGCGGCGGAACCCCCTCACGATCAACCCCGACGCCGACGTCGAGGACGCGGTGGACGTGTTCCGCGAGAACGGTCTCGGCCTCCTCCCCGTCGTCCACGACCGCTCGCTCGTGGGCGTCGTCACCAAG
Coding sequences within it:
- a CDS encoding Holliday junction resolvase, with the translated sequence MSSAYERELKGILGGDADVIGKAARTFPTSEQTGYRAAVERPFLVVRGAGSLGVDLVALRGDVSFPIEVKSASRDVIHFSDASGANHAQAEAMRKECARASVIPLYAYRLKGVRGGDPWRVFTLPTEGLPPRLSVLYDRLPKVAVSPGGFYVLRWSEGLSLSRFLDYLCR